The following proteins are encoded in a genomic region of Cryptomeria japonica chromosome 11, Sugi_1.0, whole genome shotgun sequence:
- the LOC131859859 gene encoding uncharacterized protein LOC131859859, with protein sequence MILLVRVTQWMEEYTMIVARIVAHLVHGAPFPQRIRLLILRRLHSVPVLRR encoded by the coding sequence ATGATTTTACTGGTAAGGGTAACGCAATGGATGGAGGAATATACGATGATCGTGGCGAGAATAGTGGCTCATTTAGTCCACGGCGCGCCTTTTCCGCAGCGCATTCGCCTGCTTATTCTTCGAAGACTTCATTCGGTTCCAGTGCTTCGTAGATAA